A part of Kitasatospora acidiphila genomic DNA contains:
- a CDS encoding DUF6238 family protein: protein MPATTATAQDFVPYATAALDFHRALNIPAGPLVASRAELDSLHAHLVALHGLLDAHAQRTSPLLPGEGDHLKAARTRLWQAADHLHAAYHSSPRPDSGEVPDTEACRARLPEGAPELTICRRHQEAAQLVRRRTTPADLHSPFTGLVRH from the coding sequence ATGCCGGCCACCACCGCCACCGCGCAGGACTTCGTCCCGTACGCGACCGCCGCACTCGACTTCCATCGCGCCCTCAACATCCCCGCAGGTCCACTCGTCGCCTCCCGCGCCGAACTGGACTCCCTACACGCCCACCTCGTCGCACTGCACGGCCTCTTGGACGCCCACGCCCAGCGCACCTCCCCGCTGCTGCCGGGCGAGGGCGACCACCTCAAGGCCGCGCGCACCCGCCTGTGGCAGGCCGCCGACCACCTCCACGCCGCCTACCACTCTTCTCCCCGGCCCGACAGCGGCGAAGTCCCCGACACCGAAGCGTGCCGGGCCCGCCTGCCTGAGGGTGCGCCGGAGCTGACCATCTGTCGCCGCCACCAGGAGGCCGCGCAGCTGGTCCGCCGCCGCACCACCCCCGCCGACCTCCACTCCCCCTTCACCGGCCTCGTCCGCCACTGA